Proteins encoded by one window of Acidimicrobiales bacterium:
- a CDS encoding ABC transporter substrate-binding protein, giving the protein MTRHNLRVAPLLLVLALLASACGARLTDAQRNAVRAGQTGTAVQGSSVDGSDEGGDQSTDTTLAAGDTSSGGSGNNTTNTTSAGGGASQSNVNVHALPAGGNGGATDTGVTASSITLGNVSTLTGPVPGLFAGAVVGTQAVVAYENSLGGLWGRTFKLDARDDQFDTGQNRTQTIDLIGKAFAMLGSFSLYDDAAADQLTQAKIPDLSHALGDARFAVPTNFSIQPSAKGGDLGPFNYFKAHNPDVITKVGSIESDIPSAVKLHKGYRAAGESVGYKWLYDRAIGSTETDFTSDVVRMRDSGVKMVYLISVDDATAARFAKAMQSQNFKPEVFLVGGSGYDADVIAKAGSAADGMLVTSSTAMYGGEDAASIPEVALFDKWVQKVKPGFTPDIFTAYAWAEGRLLFQAMENVGPKVTRAAINAEVKKIGNFDDSGLFATSNPGAKGPAACWILLKVTGGKYVRIDSPKDGYRCDDGPWYFG; this is encoded by the coding sequence GTGACGAGACACAACCTTCGAGTCGCACCTCTGCTGCTCGTGCTCGCGCTGCTGGCGAGCGCGTGCGGCGCCCGCCTGACTGACGCGCAACGCAACGCGGTGCGCGCCGGTCAAACCGGCACCGCCGTGCAGGGGTCCAGCGTCGACGGCAGCGACGAGGGCGGCGACCAGTCGACCGACACCACCCTCGCGGCGGGCGACACGTCGTCGGGTGGCAGCGGCAACAACACGACGAACACCACGAGCGCCGGCGGCGGCGCGAGCCAGTCGAACGTGAACGTGCACGCTCTGCCCGCCGGCGGCAACGGCGGCGCCACCGACACCGGCGTCACCGCGTCGTCGATCACCCTCGGCAACGTGAGCACGCTCACGGGCCCGGTGCCGGGACTGTTCGCCGGCGCGGTCGTGGGCACGCAGGCCGTCGTCGCCTACGAGAACTCGCTCGGCGGCCTATGGGGTCGCACGTTCAAGCTCGACGCCCGCGACGACCAGTTCGACACCGGCCAGAACCGCACGCAGACCATCGACCTCATCGGCAAGGCGTTCGCCATGCTCGGGTCGTTCTCGCTCTACGACGACGCCGCGGCAGACCAACTCACGCAGGCGAAGATCCCCGACCTCAGCCATGCGCTGGGCGACGCCCGCTTCGCCGTGCCGACGAACTTCTCGATCCAGCCGTCGGCCAAGGGCGGCGACCTCGGCCCGTTCAACTACTTCAAGGCGCACAACCCCGACGTGATCACCAAGGTCGGCAGCATCGAGTCCGACATCCCATCCGCGGTCAAGCTGCACAAGGGGTACCGGGCGGCGGGCGAGAGCGTCGGTTACAAGTGGCTCTACGACCGGGCGATCGGCTCGACGGAGACGGACTTCACCTCCGACGTCGTGCGCATGCGCGACAGCGGCGTGAAGATGGTGTATCTGATCTCGGTCGACGACGCGACGGCGGCGCGCTTTGCCAAGGCGATGCAGTCGCAGAACTTCAAGCCCGAGGTCTTCCTCGTCGGCGGGTCGGGCTACGACGCCGACGTGATCGCCAAGGCGGGCAGCGCCGCCGACGGCATGCTGGTGACGTCGTCGACCGCGATGTACGGCGGGGAGGACGCGGCCTCGATCCCCGAGGTGGCGCTGTTCGACAAGTGGGTGCAGAAAGTGAAGCCCGGGTTCACGCCCGACATCTTCACCGCCTACGCGTGGGCCGAAGGTCGGCTGCTGTTCCAGGCGATGGAGAACGTCGGCCCGAAGGTGACGCGGGCCGCCATCAACGCCGAAGTGAAGAAGATCGGCAACTTCGACGACAGCGGGCTGTTCGCCACGTCGAACCCGGGGGCCAAGGGGCCCGCCGCGTGCTGGATCCTGCTCAAGGTCACCGGCGGCAAGTACGTGCGCATCGATTCACCCAAGGACGGTTACCGCTGCGACGACGGACCCTGGTACTTCGGCTAA
- a CDS encoding LLM class flavin-dependent oxidoreductase, which translates to MEFGIFNSLYLPQVLKDKDPVNAEHNRLMDEIEWVKAADRSGFKYTWATEHHFLTEYSHLSANEAFLAYVAGVTNRIHIGSGIFNITPPVSAPARVAEKVAMLDHLSGGRFEFGMGRGSSSTEQKGFGIDDPELTREMFDEVIPEFKKMWRDEPYSFDGKFFSMPERNVLPKPYTKPHPPMWVAAGSPSTFEKAAQMGLGVLCFTTGSPKTLAPLIETYKREIKNAEPVGEYVNNNVMVTSQMLCLEDGQKARDIACNMTSGYHTSLVFRYLDTFPKPPGIPEWPALIPDATPEQMEQSIKNGLTTIGTPDECAKCVQNYADIGADQITFGMLSSTMPVEIAVEAVETFGKYVIPQFDTDPMHSTQRQREEQLGS; encoded by the coding sequence GTGGAATTCGGGATTTTCAACAGCCTCTACCTGCCCCAGGTCCTGAAGGACAAGGACCCCGTCAACGCCGAGCACAACCGGCTGATGGACGAGATCGAGTGGGTGAAGGCGGCCGACCGATCCGGGTTCAAGTACACGTGGGCGACCGAGCACCACTTCCTCACCGAGTACTCGCACCTGTCGGCCAACGAGGCGTTCCTCGCCTACGTGGCCGGCGTCACCAACCGCATCCACATCGGCAGCGGCATCTTCAACATCACGCCGCCGGTGAGCGCGCCGGCGCGCGTCGCCGAGAAGGTGGCGATGCTCGACCACCTCAGCGGCGGTCGTTTCGAGTTCGGCATGGGCCGCGGTTCGAGCTCGACCGAGCAGAAGGGCTTCGGCATCGACGACCCTGAGCTGACCCGCGAGATGTTCGACGAGGTCATCCCCGAGTTCAAGAAGATGTGGCGCGACGAGCCGTACTCGTTCGACGGCAAGTTCTTCTCGATGCCGGAACGCAACGTGCTGCCCAAGCCCTACACCAAGCCGCACCCGCCGATGTGGGTCGCCGCCGGCAGCCCGTCGACCTTCGAGAAGGCGGCGCAGATGGGCCTCGGCGTGCTGTGCTTCACCACCGGCTCCCCCAAGACGCTCGCCCCGCTCATCGAGACGTACAAGCGTGAGATCAAGAACGCCGAGCCCGTCGGCGAGTACGTCAACAACAACGTGATGGTCACGTCGCAGATGCTGTGTTTGGAGGACGGGCAGAAGGCGCGCGACATCGCCTGCAACATGACCAGCGGCTACCACACGTCACTCGTATTCCGGTATCTCGACACGTTCCCCAAGCCACCGGGCATTCCCGAGTGGCCCGCGCTCATCCCCGACGCCACGCCCGAGCAGATGGAGCAGTCGATCAAGAACGGGCTGACCACGATCGGCACCCCCGACGAGTGCGCGAAGTGCGTCCAGAACTACGCCGACATCGGCGCCGACCAGATCACCTTCGGCATGCTCAGCTCCACCATGCCCGTCGAGATCGCCGTCGAGGCGGTGGAGACGTTCGGCAAGTACGTCATCCCGCAGTTCGACACCGACCCGATGCACTCCACCCAGCGCCAGCGCGAGGAGCAGCTCGGCTCTTGA
- a CDS encoding SDR family oxidoreductase → MSVALVTGAGRGVGRGCALGLGAAGHAVVVASRTADNGEPVAEEIRAAGGRAICVPTDVLSRDAIFAAVARGVDEFGGLDVMVHNAFTGTGRPYRVEDAGDDEWERTSRSAVWASIWCAQAASAHLKASECGRLILVSSAAGIEGSDSLPLYAAVKAGQRGLAMSLAREWGPDGVTVNCIAPLAATDALSYAFHKNPDLKPFLESRVALGRLGDPERDIGPVLAFLASEAAGYITGQTIVCDGGNYIA, encoded by the coding sequence GTGAGCGTCGCGCTCGTCACCGGCGCAGGCCGGGGCGTCGGTCGCGGGTGTGCGCTGGGACTCGGGGCCGCCGGCCACGCCGTCGTGGTGGCGTCGCGGACCGCCGACAACGGCGAGCCCGTCGCCGAGGAGATCCGCGCCGCGGGCGGCCGGGCGATCTGCGTGCCAACCGACGTGCTGTCGCGCGACGCGATCTTCGCCGCGGTGGCGCGGGGCGTCGACGAGTTCGGCGGGCTCGACGTGATGGTGCACAACGCCTTCACCGGCACCGGCCGTCCATACCGCGTCGAGGACGCGGGCGATGACGAGTGGGAGCGGACGTCGCGCTCGGCGGTGTGGGCGTCGATCTGGTGTGCGCAGGCGGCATCGGCACATCTCAAGGCGAGCGAGTGCGGCCGGTTGATCCTCGTGAGTTCCGCGGCGGGCATCGAAGGCAGCGATTCGTTGCCGCTGTACGCGGCGGTGAAGGCCGGCCAGCGCGGGCTCGCGATGTCACTGGCGCGCGAGTGGGGACCCGACGGCGTCACCGTCAACTGCATCGCGCCCCTCGCCGCCACCGACGCGCTGTCCTACGCCTTCCACAAAAACCCCGACCTCAAGCCGTTCCTCGAATCCCGCGTCGCGCTCGGCCGCCTCGGCGACCCCGAGCGCGATATCGGCCCCGTCCTCGCGTTCCTCGCATCGGAAGCCGCCGGCTACATCACCGGCCAGACGATCGTCTGCGACGGCGGCAACTACATCGCCTGA
- a CDS encoding ABC transporter ATP-binding protein, with product MTTAPALELRDVRAAYGRIEVLHGVSFAVPAGCVFALLGPNGAGKSTIHKVASGRLEPTSGCVHVAGIHVNGAEPEQLARAGVCTIPEGRGVFPNLTVNENLRMMTYKGGLRQRDVEERAFTRFPRLKERRKQLAGTLSGGEQQMLAMARALVTEPSLLLLDEISIGLAPIIVGQLYDLVRQIRDEGISILLVEQFAQTALAVADYAAVMAHGVVLNVGEPKDIAEEVSAAYLGGAA from the coding sequence GTGACGACCGCGCCGGCCCTCGAACTGCGCGACGTGCGCGCCGCCTACGGCCGCATCGAAGTGCTCCACGGCGTGTCCTTCGCCGTACCCGCGGGCTGCGTGTTCGCGCTCCTCGGTCCCAACGGCGCCGGCAAGTCGACGATCCACAAGGTCGCCAGCGGGCGGCTCGAGCCGACGAGCGGCTGCGTGCACGTCGCCGGGATCCACGTCAACGGGGCCGAGCCCGAGCAGCTGGCCCGTGCCGGGGTGTGCACCATCCCCGAGGGGCGCGGGGTGTTCCCCAACCTCACGGTCAACGAGAACCTGCGCATGATGACCTACAAGGGCGGGCTGCGGCAGCGCGACGTCGAAGAGCGCGCCTTCACCCGGTTTCCGCGGCTGAAGGAACGGCGCAAGCAGTTGGCGGGCACGCTGTCGGGCGGTGAGCAGCAGATGCTGGCGATGGCGCGCGCCCTCGTGACCGAACCCTCGCTGCTGTTGCTCGACGAGATCTCGATCGGCCTGGCGCCGATCATCGTGGGGCAGCTGTACGACCTCGTGCGCCAGATCCGCGACGAGGGCATCTCGATCCTGCTGGTCGAGCAGTTCGCCCAGACGGCGCTCGCCGTCGCCGACTACGCCGCCGTCATGGCGCACGGCGTGGTGCTCAACGTCGGCGAGCCGAAGGACATCGCCGAAGAAGTTTCCGCCGCGTATCTCGGAGGGGCCGCATGA
- a CDS encoding cyclase family protein, translated as MPVPESFRALAAKVNNWGRWGDDDERGTLNLITDDVRRRAAALVKTGKAFPLAIALSEDGPQLGFIPGRVNPTRTMHMINEPSFGDPTMFCSSDDAVTMGLQAGTHWDSLAHVSYDGRLYNGYDPATIDERGAAKGGIDKIGALVGRGVLLDVARANGVDRLEPGYSITGADLDAAAELARVTVEPGDIVLIRTGQMQLLHAGDKVGYTHPSPGPSIHCVEWFHAHDIAAAATDTLVFEAFPGDDPDFLLPVHLLDIVEMGLTQGQNWDLEALAVDCARDGVYAFFLGATPEPFVGGLGAPVAPVAIK; from the coding sequence ATGCCGGTCCCCGAGTCGTTCCGCGCCCTGGCGGCCAAGGTCAACAACTGGGGGCGGTGGGGCGACGACGACGAACGCGGCACCCTGAACCTGATCACCGACGACGTGCGCCGCCGCGCCGCCGCGCTGGTCAAGACCGGCAAAGCCTTCCCCCTCGCCATCGCGCTGTCGGAGGACGGGCCGCAGCTCGGCTTCATCCCCGGGCGCGTCAACCCGACGCGCACGATGCACATGATCAACGAACCATCCTTCGGCGACCCGACGATGTTCTGTTCGAGCGACGACGCCGTCACCATGGGACTCCAAGCCGGCACGCACTGGGACTCGCTCGCCCACGTGTCCTACGACGGGCGCCTCTACAACGGCTACGACCCGGCGACGATCGACGAGCGCGGCGCGGCGAAGGGCGGCATCGACAAGATCGGCGCCCTCGTCGGCCGCGGCGTGCTGCTCGACGTGGCGCGGGCAAACGGCGTCGACCGCCTCGAACCGGGCTACTCGATCACCGGCGCTGATCTCGACGCCGCCGCCGAACTCGCACGGGTCACCGTCGAGCCCGGCGACATCGTGCTCATCCGCACCGGCCAGATGCAGCTCCTCCACGCCGGTGACAAGGTCGGCTACACGCACCCGAGCCCCGGCCCGTCGATCCACTGCGTCGAGTGGTTCCACGCCCACGACATTGCGGCGGCCGCCACCGACACGTTGGTCTTCGAGGCGTTTCCCGGCGACGACCCCGATTTCCTGCTGCCCGTCCACCTGCTCGACATCGTCGAGATGGGTCTCACGCAGGGACAGAACTGGGACCTCGAGGCGCTCGCCGTCGACTGCGCGCGCGACGGCGTCTACGCGTTCTTCCTCGGCGCCACCCCCGAGCCCTTCGTCGGTGGCCTCGGAGCCCCGGTTGCCCCTGTCGCCATAAAATAG
- a CDS encoding ABC transporter permease, translated as MTSFLAYTVIGIATGCIYALTASGLVVTYTTSGIFNFAHGAIGMLMAFTYWQLTVKDHWPQWLGLVVVLGVIAPLLGAGIQRVLMRRLYGSNVGTTLVITLGLLLTCIGVATAVWDPGEPRSMPEFFAGHRLKLFSVYVSYHQLTMMSVAVLVAIFLRLFLFRTRIGTAMRAVVDDPELTALNGAAPDRVAAVSWALGASLAGLAGILLAPLVSLDIILLTLLVINGYAAAMVGRLKSLPLTFVGGIALGLAEAHTIGNLPSNILNIVKPALPIIFLYAVLLILPQARLRVGRVVTTHRAPRVASLRESLLGAAAFIAIAGVLAQVLSPVDLFTVGQGVVFALIMLSLVLLTGYGGQVSLAQMTFVGIGAFGMGKFFGGGSILGFLAAAGLAGLAGALAALPAIRLQGLYLALSTLAFAQGMSALFFKNHNVFGYGGRLAVGRPSILGVSFHGDKAFFMLVCVTFALAGIGVLALRRGKFGRRVVAMRESPAACATLGLNLTFTKLALFALSSAMAGLAGAFYGGLRGQVGLNDFDVLQSLVLLLLVYVAGVNTVSGALFGGLTFGLFPKIQRALPGIPSLSFLGAGLGAIALGRNPNGWTSEVRPNLEKVRDSLQGSKAQPTAEFEVAPTNA; from the coding sequence GTGACCTCGTTCCTCGCCTACACCGTCATCGGCATCGCCACCGGGTGCATCTACGCGCTCACGGCGAGCGGCCTCGTCGTCACGTACACGACGTCGGGCATCTTCAACTTCGCCCACGGCGCCATCGGGATGCTGATGGCGTTCACCTACTGGCAGCTGACGGTGAAGGATCACTGGCCGCAGTGGCTCGGCCTTGTCGTCGTACTCGGCGTCATCGCCCCGCTGCTGGGTGCCGGCATTCAGCGCGTGTTGATGCGCCGCCTCTACGGCTCGAACGTCGGGACCACGCTGGTGATCACGCTCGGCTTGTTGCTGACGTGCATCGGTGTGGCCACCGCGGTGTGGGATCCGGGCGAGCCGCGGTCGATGCCGGAATTCTTCGCCGGCCACCGCCTGAAGCTCTTCAGCGTCTACGTCAGCTATCACCAGCTCACGATGATGAGCGTGGCGGTCCTCGTCGCCATCTTCCTGCGCCTGTTCCTGTTCCGCACCCGGATCGGCACGGCGATGCGCGCCGTCGTCGACGATCCTGAGCTCACCGCGCTCAACGGCGCGGCGCCCGATCGCGTCGCCGCGGTCAGCTGGGCGCTCGGCGCGTCGCTGGCGGGACTCGCCGGCATCCTGCTGGCGCCGCTCGTGTCGCTCGACATCATCCTGCTGACGCTGCTCGTCATCAACGGTTACGCGGCGGCGATGGTCGGCCGCCTCAAGAGCCTGCCGCTCACCTTCGTCGGCGGCATCGCCCTCGGTCTCGCCGAAGCGCACACCATCGGCAACCTGCCCTCGAACATCCTCAACATCGTCAAGCCGGCGCTACCGATCATCTTCCTCTACGCCGTGCTGCTGATCCTGCCCCAGGCGCGTCTGCGCGTCGGGCGTGTGGTGACGACCCATCGCGCCCCGCGCGTCGCCTCGCTGCGCGAGTCGCTGCTCGGCGCCGCGGCGTTCATCGCCATCGCCGGAGTGCTCGCCCAGGTGCTGTCGCCCGTCGACCTGTTCACCGTCGGCCAGGGCGTGGTGTTCGCGCTCATCATGCTGTCGCTGGTGCTGCTGACCGGTTATGGCGGCCAGGTGTCGCTGGCGCAGATGACCTTCGTCGGCATCGGCGCGTTCGGGATGGGCAAGTTCTTCGGCGGCGGGTCGATCCTCGGGTTCCTGGCGGCCGCCGGCCTCGCCGGGTTGGCCGGTGCCTTGGCTGCACTGCCGGCGATCCGCTTGCAGGGCCTGTACCTGGCGCTGTCGACGCTCGCCTTCGCCCAGGGCATGAGCGCGCTGTTCTTCAAGAACCACAACGTGTTCGGCTACGGCGGCCGCCTCGCCGTCGGGCGCCCGTCGATCCTCGGGGTGTCGTTCCACGGCGACAAGGCGTTCTTCATGCTGGTGTGCGTCACGTTCGCGCTGGCCGGCATCGGCGTGCTGGCGTTGCGGCGCGGCAAATTCGGCCGGCGCGTCGTCGCCATGCGCGAGAGCCCCGCCGCGTGTGCCACCCTCGGTCTCAATCTGACTTTCACCAAGCTCGCCCTGTTCGCGTTGTCGTCGGCCATGGCCGGCCTGGCCGGCGCGTTCTACGGCGGCCTGCGCGGCCAGGTTGGCCTCAACGACTTCGACGTCCTCCAGAGCCTCGTGCTGCTGCTGCTGGTCTACGTCGCCGGCGTCAACACGGTGTCGGGCGCGCTGTTCGGCGGTCTTACCTTCGGGCTGTTCCCCAAGATCCAGCGGGCGCTGCCCGGCATCCCGAGCCTGTCGTTCCTCGGCGCCGGCCTCGGCGCCATCGCCCTCGGGCGCAACCCCAACGGCTGGACGTCGGAGGTGCGGCCGAACCTCGAGAAGGTGCGCGACAGCCTCCAGGGGTCGAAGGCGCAGCCGACCGCCGAGTTCGAAGTGGCGCCGACCAATGCTTGA
- a CDS encoding lipid-transfer protein yields MNIGGQTAIAGIGATEFSKDSGRSELRLAVESVKAALDDAGIAPAEVDGLVTFTMDNNPEIEVARQLGMDGLKLFSRVHYGGGAGAATVMQAAMAVATGVAEVVVCYRAFNERSGRRFGAGVQGRPAEPTTESAHYGWYSPYGLLTPAQWVAMFARRYMHEFGATSEDFGRIAVADRFHASTNPAAWFYKQPISLEDHQNSRWISEPLHLLDCCQESDGAQALVITTLERARDCPNPPAVITAAAQGAARNQQMMTSYYDDDMTGLPEMGLVAEQLWATSGLTPADIQTAVFYDHFTPFVLCQIEEFGFCGRGEAKDFIVEAGIELGGQLPINTNGGQLGEAYIHGMNGIAEAVRQIRGTSVNQLPWVEHVLVTAGTGVPTSGLILGAA; encoded by the coding sequence GTGAACATCGGCGGGCAGACGGCCATCGCCGGCATCGGCGCCACGGAGTTCTCCAAGGACTCGGGGCGCAGCGAGCTGCGCCTCGCCGTGGAATCGGTGAAAGCGGCGCTCGACGACGCCGGCATCGCGCCGGCCGAGGTCGACGGCCTCGTCACCTTCACCATGGACAACAACCCCGAGATCGAAGTGGCGCGTCAACTCGGCATGGACGGGCTCAAGCTGTTCAGCCGCGTGCACTACGGCGGCGGGGCCGGCGCGGCCACGGTCATGCAGGCGGCGATGGCGGTGGCGACGGGCGTGGCGGAGGTCGTCGTGTGTTACCGCGCCTTCAACGAGCGCTCGGGGCGCCGCTTCGGCGCCGGCGTGCAGGGCCGTCCCGCTGAGCCGACCACGGAGAGCGCCCACTACGGCTGGTACTCGCCCTACGGGCTGCTCACGCCGGCGCAGTGGGTGGCGATGTTCGCCCGCCGCTACATGCACGAGTTCGGCGCGACCAGCGAGGACTTCGGCCGCATCGCGGTGGCCGACCGCTTCCACGCGTCGACCAACCCCGCGGCGTGGTTCTACAAGCAGCCGATCTCGCTCGAGGACCATCAGAACTCGCGCTGGATCTCCGAGCCGCTGCACCTGCTCGACTGCTGCCAGGAAAGCGACGGCGCCCAGGCGCTCGTGATCACGACTCTCGAGCGGGCCCGCGACTGTCCCAACCCGCCGGCGGTCATCACGGCGGCGGCCCAGGGCGCGGCGCGCAACCAGCAGATGATGACGAGCTACTACGACGACGACATGACCGGGTTGCCCGAAATGGGCCTGGTGGCCGAGCAGCTGTGGGCCACGTCGGGCCTCACCCCCGCCGACATCCAGACCGCGGTGTTCTACGACCACTTCACCCCCTTTGTGCTGTGCCAGATCGAGGAGTTCGGGTTCTGCGGGCGGGGTGAGGCGAAGGACTTCATCGTCGAGGCCGGCATCGAGCTCGGTGGTCAGCTGCCGATCAACACCAACGGCGGCCAGCTCGGCGAGGCCTACATCCACGGGATGAACGGCATCGCCGAGGCCGTCCGCCAGATCCGGGGGACAAGCGTGAACCAGCTCCCGTGGGTCGAACATGTGCTGGTCACGGCCGGAACCGGGGTGCCGACCAGCGGACTGATCCTTGGGGCCGCATAA
- a CDS encoding MaoC family dehydratase: protein MTARVGDTLPPLDIPLTRTLIVATAIASRDYQDVHHDAELARERGSKDIFMNILSTNGFVGRFVTDWAGPAARITKVAIRLGAPNYPGDTMRMTGEVTAVEGNVVTVAVRGANDLGDHVTGTVTLEMP, encoded by the coding sequence ATGACGGCGCGCGTGGGCGACACGCTGCCGCCGCTCGACATCCCGCTCACGCGCACGCTGATCGTGGCGACGGCCATCGCGTCGCGCGACTACCAGGACGTGCACCACGACGCCGAGCTCGCCCGCGAGCGCGGTTCGAAGGACATCTTCATGAACATCCTGTCGACCAACGGCTTCGTCGGCCGCTTCGTCACCGACTGGGCCGGGCCGGCGGCGCGCATCACCAAGGTGGCGATTCGTCTCGGCGCGCCCAACTATCCCGGCGACACCATGCGGATGACAGGCGAGGTGACGGCCGTCGAGGGCAACGTCGTGACCGTCGCCGTGCGCGGCGCCAACGACCTCGGCGACCACGTCACCGGCACCGTCACCCTGGAGATGCCGTGA
- a CDS encoding HNH endonuclease signature motif containing protein — FVDAHHLEEWEHGGRTDIDNLLLLCRFHHNAIHHRGFTVKKGPRQTFRFFNPDGIELIAAPTPATPTGTIPATGASGRPITPDTPLPNWDGHHPDYATAIEGLMWLEERAQPRPGGGVAERVRRCSCRRRRRSSGR; from the coding sequence TTCGTCGACGCCCACCACCTCGAAGAATGGGAACACGGCGGCCGCACCGACATCGACAACCTCCTCCTGCTGTGCCGCTTCCACCACAACGCCATCCACCACCGCGGCTTCACCGTCAAGAAAGGCCCCCGCCAAACGTTCCGGTTCTTCAACCCCGACGGCATCGAACTCATCGCCGCCCCCACACCCGCCACACCCACCGGCACCATCCCTGCAACCGGTGCGTCAGGCCGACCGATCACACCCGACACCCCACTACCGAACTGGGACGGCCACCACCCCGACTACGCCACCGCCATCGAAGGCCTCATGTGGCTCGAAGAACGCGCACAACCTCGACCCGGTGGCGGTGTAGCGGAGCGCGTCAGGCGATGTAGTTGCCGCCGTCGCAGACGATCGTCTGGCCGGTGA
- a CDS encoding ABC transporter ATP-binding protein, with the protein MLDVADVDVRFGVLAALSAVDLTAEAGRVTGLIGPNGAGKTTLFNVITGLQAPTRGRVIIDGEDVTKLKPHHRARRRVGRTFQRLEVFGALSARENILVAAEIRNSWDSATEEPGAVADEILERVGLRDVADAPVDAMPTGMARLVELGRALAIRPKLLLLDEPGSGLDPDETEGLGDLLLELAVDGMAILLVEHDVELVMRICEELYVLDFGRLIANGTPAQVQADGAVQAAYLGLDVPV; encoded by the coding sequence ATGCTTGACGTCGCCGACGTCGACGTGCGCTTCGGCGTCCTCGCGGCGCTGAGCGCCGTCGACCTGACCGCCGAAGCCGGACGCGTCACCGGGCTGATCGGCCCGAACGGCGCCGGCAAGACGACGCTGTTCAACGTCATCACCGGCCTGCAAGCGCCGACACGGGGTCGCGTGATCATCGACGGCGAGGACGTCACCAAGCTCAAGCCGCACCACCGCGCCCGGCGCCGCGTCGGGCGCACGTTCCAGCGCCTCGAGGTGTTCGGCGCGTTGAGCGCGCGCGAGAACATCCTTGTGGCCGCCGAGATCCGCAACTCGTGGGACTCGGCCACCGAAGAGCCCGGCGCCGTGGCCGACGAGATCCTGGAGCGCGTCGGGTTGCGCGACGTCGCCGACGCGCCGGTCGACGCCATGCCCACCGGCATGGCGCGCCTCGTCGAGTTGGGCCGCGCCCTGGCGATCCGTCCGAAGCTGCTGCTGCTCGACGAGCCCGGCTCGGGTCTCGACCCGGACGAGACGGAGGGCCTCGGGGACCTGCTGCTCGAACTGGCGGTCGACGGCATGGCGATCCTGCTCGTCGAGCACGACGTCGAACTCGTCATGCGCATCTGCGAGGAGCTCTACGTGCTCGACTTCGGCCGCCTGATCGCCAACGGCACACCGGCGCAGGTGCAAGCCGACGGGGCCGTGCAGGCCGCCTATCTCGGACTGGACGTGCCGGTATGA
- a CDS encoding acyl-CoA dehydrogenase family protein, whose amino-acid sequence MDFNLDDDQRALRDLAGQIFGGGGGWSDLADADLLGLCIPEAHGGSGRGLVELCLVLEAQGRALADVPLLETIALGALPLARFGTDVQQKEWLPAVVRGDVVLTAAFEATAVPAGDVADRVLVVRPDGVFLSDPQREVVATTDQRGAANITFTGGEPLPGADVDWMRQRAHVALAALQLGVAKEALRRTAEYTSQREQFGKPLSSFQGVALRAADAYIDTEAMEVTMLQAAWRLDNGLEASKEVAIAKWWAAEGGERVVYATQHLHGGMGADVDYPIHRYFLWGKQIANALGGASSQLARLGALLAEQYR is encoded by the coding sequence GTGGACTTCAACCTCGACGACGACCAGCGGGCGCTGCGCGACCTGGCGGGTCAGATCTTCGGCGGCGGGGGCGGCTGGAGCGATCTCGCCGATGCCGACCTGCTCGGGTTGTGCATCCCCGAGGCCCACGGCGGCAGCGGCCGCGGCCTCGTCGAACTGTGCCTCGTGCTCGAAGCGCAGGGCCGCGCCCTGGCCGACGTGCCGTTGCTGGAGACGATCGCCCTCGGGGCGTTGCCGCTCGCCCGGTTCGGCACTGACGTGCAGCAGAAGGAGTGGCTGCCGGCGGTGGTCCGGGGCGACGTGGTGCTCACCGCCGCCTTCGAAGCGACCGCCGTCCCCGCGGGCGACGTCGCCGACCGCGTGCTGGTCGTGCGCCCCGACGGCGTGTTCCTGTCAGACCCCCAGCGCGAAGTCGTCGCCACCACCGACCAGCGCGGCGCGGCGAACATCACCTTCACCGGCGGCGAGCCGCTGCCCGGCGCCGACGTCGACTGGATGCGCCAGCGGGCCCATGTCGCGCTCGCCGCCCTGCAACTGGGGGTGGCGAAGGAAGCGTTGCGTCGCACCGCCGAGTACACGTCGCAGCGCGAGCAGTTCGGCAAGCCGCTGTCGTCGTTCCAGGGCGTGGCGCTGCGCGCCGCCGACGCGTACATCGACACCGAAGCGATGGAGGTCACGATGCTGCAAGCGGCGTGGCGGCTCGACAACGGTCTCGAGGCGTCCAAGGAAGTCGCCATCGCCAAATGGTGGGCGGCCGAGGGGGGCGAGCGCGTCGTGTACGCCACCCAGCACCTGCACGGCGGTATGGGCGCCGACGTCGACTACCCGATCCACCGCTACTTCCTGTGGGGCAAACAGATCGCCAACGCGCTCGGGGGTGCGTCGTCGCAACTGGCCCGTCTCGGCGCGCTGCTCGCGGAGCAGTACCGATGA